Proteins found in one Perca fluviatilis chromosome 9, GENO_Pfluv_1.0, whole genome shotgun sequence genomic segment:
- the cep19 gene encoding centrosomal protein of 19 kDa, with protein MSFEAKRCGVQFTPPSIVLIYEHKETKHVRKRIIPVRNFSKYSDYSMAAESLKNHPRHRDYLEGVSQSQLEKLHIILRDHMQGFSLEHSLASFSLDPDEDLNKLDDDELARKKGQMDELFEKNRKRKDDPDFVYDVEMDFTKTAEENCSWDDESDDGF; from the exons ATGAGTTTCGAGGCAAAGCGATGTGGAGTGCAGTTCACTCCTCCCTCTATAGTTTTAATTTATGAACACAAGGAAACTAAACATGTGCGAAAAAGAATAATACCCGTGCGGAACTTCTCAAAATATTCTG ACTACAGCATGGCTGCAGAAAGTCTGAAGAATCACCCTCGACACAGGGACTACCTGGAGGGCGTGTCCCAGAGCCAGTTGGAGAAGCTTCACATCATCCTGCGCGATCACATGCAAGGCTTCAGCTTGGAGCACAGCCTGGCTTCGTTCAGCCTGGACCCCGACGAAGACCTCAACAAACTCGACGACGACGAGCTGGCTCGCAAGAAGGGCCAAATGGACGAACTGTTCGAAAAGAACCGGAAGCGCAAAGACGATCCTGACTTTGTTTACGATGTAGAAATGGATTTCACCAAGACCGCCGAAGAAAACTGCAGCTGGGACGACGAGTCTGATGATGGATTTTGA
- the ing5a gene encoding inhibitor of growth protein 5a isoform X1, translated as MATAIYLEHYLDSIENLPCELQRNFTLMRDLDSKTEEKKGEIDKLAEEYIAKVKNLASEQRVEHLQKIQHAYSKCKEFSDDKVQLAMQTYEMVDKHIRRLDADLARFENELKEKLEVSGYESTDGRGPKKGESRGLREKRVSRGRARKCSDEDSPKKKKIKNSPDLSDALLPMQPSDVLDMPVDPNEPTYCLCHQVSYGEMIGCDNPDCPIEWFHFACVDLASKPKGKWFCPRCTQDKKKK; from the exons ATGGCGACGGCAATATACTTGGAACATTACCTTGATA GTATTGAAAACCTACCATGCGAGCTGCAGAGAAACTTTACTTTGATGCGGGACCTGGACAGTAAAACTGAAG AAAAGAAAGGGGAGATTGACAAACTGGCTGAAGAGTACATTGCTAAGGTGAAGAACCTGGCCTCGGAACAGCGAGTGGAACACCTGCAGAAGATCCAACATGCCTACAGCAAGTGCAAAGAGTTCAGCGACGACAAAGTCCAGCTTGCAATGCAGACATACGAAATG GTGGACAAACACATCCGCAGACTGGATGCAGATCTGGCACGGTTTGAGAATGAGCTGAAAGAGAAACTGGAAGTAAGCGGCTACGAAAGTACAGACGGAAGAGGACCGAAAA AGGGGGAATCCCGGGGGCTGAGAGAGAAGCGTGTATccagaggaagagcaaggaaaTGTTCTGATGAAGATTCtcccaaaaagaaaaagataaaaaacaG CCCAGACCTGAGTGATGCTCTCCTGCCTATGCAACCATCAGACGTTTTGGACATGCCAGTCGATCCCAATGAGCCTACCTACTGCCTATGCCATCAGGTGTCCTATGGAGAGATGATTGGATGCGATAACCCAGAT TGTCCGATCGAGTGGTTTCACTTTGCTTGTGTTGATCTCGCCTCAAAACCCAAAGGAAAATG GTTTTGTCCGAGGTGTACCcaagacaagaagaagaaatga
- the ing5a gene encoding inhibitor of growth protein 5a isoform X2, translating into MRDLDSKTEEKKGEIDKLAEEYIAKVKNLASEQRVEHLQKIQHAYSKCKEFSDDKVQLAMQTYEMVDKHIRRLDADLARFENELKEKLEVSGYESTDGRGPKKGESRGLREKRVSRGRARKCSDEDSPKKKKIKNSPDLSDALLPMQPSDVLDMPVDPNEPTYCLCHQVSYGEMIGCDNPDCPIEWFHFACVDLASKPKGKWFCPRCTQDKKKK; encoded by the exons ATGCGGGACCTGGACAGTAAAACTGAAG AAAAGAAAGGGGAGATTGACAAACTGGCTGAAGAGTACATTGCTAAGGTGAAGAACCTGGCCTCGGAACAGCGAGTGGAACACCTGCAGAAGATCCAACATGCCTACAGCAAGTGCAAAGAGTTCAGCGACGACAAAGTCCAGCTTGCAATGCAGACATACGAAATG GTGGACAAACACATCCGCAGACTGGATGCAGATCTGGCACGGTTTGAGAATGAGCTGAAAGAGAAACTGGAAGTAAGCGGCTACGAAAGTACAGACGGAAGAGGACCGAAAA AGGGGGAATCCCGGGGGCTGAGAGAGAAGCGTGTATccagaggaagagcaaggaaaTGTTCTGATGAAGATTCtcccaaaaagaaaaagataaaaaacaG CCCAGACCTGAGTGATGCTCTCCTGCCTATGCAACCATCAGACGTTTTGGACATGCCAGTCGATCCCAATGAGCCTACCTACTGCCTATGCCATCAGGTGTCCTATGGAGAGATGATTGGATGCGATAACCCAGAT TGTCCGATCGAGTGGTTTCACTTTGCTTGTGTTGATCTCGCCTCAAAACCCAAAGGAAAATG GTTTTGTCCGAGGTGTACCcaagacaagaagaagaaatga
- the LOC120566156 gene encoding pleckstrin homology domain-containing family B member 2-like isoform X1, with amino-acid sequence MAMVKSGWLHRQSTILRRWKRNWFDLWADGRLVFYNNQQRRDMEDDIHMRVDCINIRNAVACQELNPPEGKMRDALLQIVCRDGRVISLCADSADDALAWTMALQDARINAVVATPQIGFAQEVIASAPPPYSEYAPPPQQGYALGPYGEYVAPPPHATQIVYSADGQPYAYPYHYQGGYTTPGVNHVVIQRQHEDRGDVALGMLAGAATGLALGSLFSVF; translated from the exons ATGGCTATGGTAAAGAGTGGTTGGCTCCATCGACAAA GTACCATACTGCGTCGGTGGAAAAGAAACTGGTTTGATTTGTGGGCTGATGGACGGCTCGTGTTCTATAATAATCAGCAACGGCGTGACATGGAGGATGACATCCACATGAGGGTCGACTGCATTAACATCCGCAACGCTGTTGCATGTCAAG AGCTGAACCCTCCAGAGGGGAAGATGCGTGATGCCTTGCTTCAGATAGTGTGCAGAGATGGACGGGTCATCAGCCTGTGTGCAGACAGCGCAGACGATGCTCT GGCATGGACCATGGCACTTCAGGATGCCAGAATTAATGCG gtGGTCGCTACACCTCAGATCGGCTTTGCACAGGAAGTGATAGCATCTGCTCCTCCCCCCTACTCAGAATATGCTCCACCACCTCAG CAGGGTTATGCCCTGGGACCGTATGGAGAATATGTTGCACCTCCGCCACATGCTACACAGATTGTTTACTCTGCTGATGGGCAGCCCTACGCTTATCCTTATCACTACCAAG gTGGGTACACCACTCCTGGAGTGAACCATGTTGTTATTCAACGCCAGCATGAAGACCGAGGAGATGTGGCTTTGGGCATGCTCGCTGGAGCAGCAACTGGTTTGGCACTtggctctctcttctctgtcttctGA
- the LOC120566156 gene encoding pleckstrin homology domain-containing family B member 2-like isoform X3: MAMVKSGWLHRQSTILRRWKRNWFDLWADGRLVFYNNQQRRDMEDDIHMRVDCINIRNAVACQELNPPEGKMRDALLQIVCRDGRVISLCADSADDALAWTMALQDARINAGYALGPYGEYVAPPPHATQIVYSADGQPYAYPYHYQGGYTTPGVNHVVIQRQHEDRGDVALGMLAGAATGLALGSLFSVF, from the exons ATGGCTATGGTAAAGAGTGGTTGGCTCCATCGACAAA GTACCATACTGCGTCGGTGGAAAAGAAACTGGTTTGATTTGTGGGCTGATGGACGGCTCGTGTTCTATAATAATCAGCAACGGCGTGACATGGAGGATGACATCCACATGAGGGTCGACTGCATTAACATCCGCAACGCTGTTGCATGTCAAG AGCTGAACCCTCCAGAGGGGAAGATGCGTGATGCCTTGCTTCAGATAGTGTGCAGAGATGGACGGGTCATCAGCCTGTGTGCAGACAGCGCAGACGATGCTCT GGCATGGACCATGGCACTTCAGGATGCCAGAATTAATGCG GGTTATGCCCTGGGACCGTATGGAGAATATGTTGCACCTCCGCCACATGCTACACAGATTGTTTACTCTGCTGATGGGCAGCCCTACGCTTATCCTTATCACTACCAAG gTGGGTACACCACTCCTGGAGTGAACCATGTTGTTATTCAACGCCAGCATGAAGACCGAGGAGATGTGGCTTTGGGCATGCTCGCTGGAGCAGCAACTGGTTTGGCACTtggctctctcttctctgtcttctGA
- the LOC120566156 gene encoding pleckstrin homology domain-containing family B member 2-like isoform X2: MAMVKSGWLHRQSTILRRWKRNWFDLWADGRLVFYNNQQRRDMEDDIHMRVDCINIRNAVACQELNPPEGKMRDALLQIVCRDGRVISLCADSADDALAWTMALQDARINAVVATPQIGFAQEVIASAPPPYSEYAPPPQGYALGPYGEYVAPPPHATQIVYSADGQPYAYPYHYQGGYTTPGVNHVVIQRQHEDRGDVALGMLAGAATGLALGSLFSVF, encoded by the exons ATGGCTATGGTAAAGAGTGGTTGGCTCCATCGACAAA GTACCATACTGCGTCGGTGGAAAAGAAACTGGTTTGATTTGTGGGCTGATGGACGGCTCGTGTTCTATAATAATCAGCAACGGCGTGACATGGAGGATGACATCCACATGAGGGTCGACTGCATTAACATCCGCAACGCTGTTGCATGTCAAG AGCTGAACCCTCCAGAGGGGAAGATGCGTGATGCCTTGCTTCAGATAGTGTGCAGAGATGGACGGGTCATCAGCCTGTGTGCAGACAGCGCAGACGATGCTCT GGCATGGACCATGGCACTTCAGGATGCCAGAATTAATGCG gtGGTCGCTACACCTCAGATCGGCTTTGCACAGGAAGTGATAGCATCTGCTCCTCCCCCCTACTCAGAATATGCTCCACCACCTCAG GGTTATGCCCTGGGACCGTATGGAGAATATGTTGCACCTCCGCCACATGCTACACAGATTGTTTACTCTGCTGATGGGCAGCCCTACGCTTATCCTTATCACTACCAAG gTGGGTACACCACTCCTGGAGTGAACCATGTTGTTATTCAACGCCAGCATGAAGACCGAGGAGATGTGGCTTTGGGCATGCTCGCTGGAGCAGCAACTGGTTTGGCACTtggctctctcttctctgtcttctGA
- the LOC120566157 gene encoding pleckstrin homology domain-containing family B member 2-like isoform X1, with amino-acid sequence MSMVKSGWLHRQSTILHRWKRNWFDLWVDGWLVFYNNQQRRDVEDDVHMRDECIDIRNFYACQELNPPEGKMRDAFLQIVLRDGRVISLCADSAYDALAWTMALQDARINAVVATPQIGFAQEVIASAPPPYSEYAPPLQGYALGPYGEYVAPPPHATQIVYSADGQPYAYPHHYQGGYTTPEVNHVVIHEPQHEDRGDVPWGILAGTATGLTLGALFSVF; translated from the exons ATGTCTATGGTAAAGAGTGGTTGGCTCCATCGACAAA GTACCATACTGCATCGGTGGAAAAGAAACTGGTTTGATTTGTGGGTCGATGGATGGCTTGTGTTCTATAATAATCAGCAACGGCGTGACGTGGAGGATGACGTCCACATGAGGGACGAATGCATTGACATCCGCAACTTTTATGCTTGTCAAG AGCTGAACCCTCCGGAGGGGAAGATGCGCGATGCCTTCCTTCAGATAGTGTTGCGAGATGGACGGGTCATCAGCCTGTGTGCAGACAGCGCATATGATGCTCT GGCATGGACCATGGCACTTCAGGATGCCAGAATTAATGCG gtgGTCGCTACACCTCAGATCGGCTTTGCACAGGAAGTGATAGCATCTGCTCCTCCCCCCTACTCAGAATATGCTCCACCACTTCAG GGTTATGCCCTGGGACCGTATGGAGAATATGTTGCACCTCCGCCACATGCTACACAGATTGTTTACTCTGCTGATGGGCAGCCCTACGCTTATCCTCATCACTACCAAG gTGGGTACACCACTCCTGAAGTGAACCATGTTGTTATTCATGAACCCCAGCATGAAGACCGAGGAGATGTGCCTTGGGGCATCCTCGCTGGAACAGCAACTGGTTTGACACTTGGTGctctcttctctgtcttctAA
- the LOC120566157 gene encoding pleckstrin homology domain-containing family B member 2-like isoform X2, with protein MSMVKSGWLHRQSTILHRWKRNWFDLWVDGWLVFYNNQQRRDVEDDVHMRDECIDIRNFYACQELNPPEGKMRDAFLQIVLRDGRVISLCADSAYDALAWTMALQDARINAGYALGPYGEYVAPPPHATQIVYSADGQPYAYPHHYQGGYTTPEVNHVVIHEPQHEDRGDVPWGILAGTATGLTLGALFSVF; from the exons ATGTCTATGGTAAAGAGTGGTTGGCTCCATCGACAAA GTACCATACTGCATCGGTGGAAAAGAAACTGGTTTGATTTGTGGGTCGATGGATGGCTTGTGTTCTATAATAATCAGCAACGGCGTGACGTGGAGGATGACGTCCACATGAGGGACGAATGCATTGACATCCGCAACTTTTATGCTTGTCAAG AGCTGAACCCTCCGGAGGGGAAGATGCGCGATGCCTTCCTTCAGATAGTGTTGCGAGATGGACGGGTCATCAGCCTGTGTGCAGACAGCGCATATGATGCTCT GGCATGGACCATGGCACTTCAGGATGCCAGAATTAATGCG GGTTATGCCCTGGGACCGTATGGAGAATATGTTGCACCTCCGCCACATGCTACACAGATTGTTTACTCTGCTGATGGGCAGCCCTACGCTTATCCTCATCACTACCAAG gTGGGTACACCACTCCTGAAGTGAACCATGTTGTTATTCATGAACCCCAGCATGAAGACCGAGGAGATGTGCCTTGGGGCATCCTCGCTGGAACAGCAACTGGTTTGACACTTGGTGctctcttctctgtcttctAA